The Nonlabens spongiae genome contains a region encoding:
- a CDS encoding SHOCT domain-containing protein — MHLYDGHFGGMHLIWWIIWIIFIAWIFFIPTDIPYQKTKKDSPLDILKNRFAKGEISKEEFEESKKIINSDN, encoded by the coding sequence ATGCATTTATACGACGGACATTTTGGAGGTATGCACCTAATATGGTGGATTATATGGATAATATTTATTGCTTGGATATTCTTTATCCCAACAGATATTCCCTATCAAAAAACTAAGAAGGACAGCCCGCTCGATATTCTCAAAAACCGCTTTGCAAAAGGTGAAATATCTAAGGAAGAATTCGAAGAATCTAAAAAGATTATAAACTCGGACAACTAA
- a CDS encoding DUF5676 family membrane protein — translation MYRLNVKKLGFAFGLTGALIYLGCMIVMATAGREATIDFFNSLLHGLDTTSIIRMDVPLWEAGLGIVQTFILGWLIGACIAAFYNAQIKKQ, via the coding sequence ATGTATCGATTAAACGTAAAGAAATTAGGATTCGCATTCGGGCTTACCGGAGCGTTAATTTACTTGGGCTGTATGATTGTAATGGCAACAGCAGGCCGAGAAGCCACTATAGATTTTTTCAACAGCCTATTGCACGGTTTAGACACCACGAGCATTATTAGGATGGATGTACCCTTATGGGAAGCAGGATTAGGAATAGTACAAACATTTATTTTGGGATGGTTAATTGGTGCTTGTATCGCAGCTTTTTATAACGCTCAAATTAAAAAACAGTAA
- a CDS encoding heavy-metal-associated domain-containing protein — translation MKQKFQINGISCGGCVARVKKTLEEHPNIEKAEIFLAPKGATFITMTEKLSITELQKQLSKLNGYTITEIN, via the coding sequence ATGAAGCAAAAATTTCAAATAAACGGAATCAGTTGTGGTGGATGTGTAGCAAGGGTCAAGAAGACTTTGGAAGAACATCCCAATATCGAAAAGGCAGAAATTTTTCTGGCGCCAAAAGGCGCAACGTTTATCACGATGACAGAAAAACTTTCAATTACTGAATTACAAAAGCAACTCAGCAAACTTAACGGATACACAATTACAGAAATAAATTAA